The region aaaaacagTAAAACCAGCCATACCAAACAATAAATGAAGAAATCTATTAATAGTTTATTGCTTTCAGCATTGTAAAAGTTGATGAATGattttatgtatatgtagttCCAAGCTAGCATGTGTATGAATATAAATGTGTACAACGATTCGGACCGGTCTTATTAACATGAGAATAAGCCATAGGTTATTGACTTGGAAGATTCAACAaaacaacataaaaaaaagcaaacaattcGCTGGAGGAATTGTCATTTAAATTATGCAACAACATCCATAAATATAAGAATTGGGAACTGCTGGATCAGGCAAAAACAGCcataaatataacaaaaagGTGAAATGGCATCCATCCAAATCAGCAGCGGCCTTGCCCTTGATGATGAGATTACAGCTTGTGGTACGAAGCTGATGGAAAGAAAGTTCGAATCTAAGCGGCTTATCGTTATGGTTATGCACACTAGTACATAACTAAATACTGTACCATCTGACGTTAATGAGAAGAAAAACAAGGAAAGTGATGGATCCTAGAAAGCACAATTCTCAACTCTCTCAATCAGTTTCAATGAAGAAATGTGGCATAAATGTATAAGGAATAGTGTGGCAGACGAATTGCAGTGTAAGCGCGTCATGACagcccaccccaccccaccataAGGATAGAGAATCACAACAATTCACATGCCAAATGACTTCCAAATGACCTCCAGCAGAGGGGGGGCCAACGTCATgcgaggaggaggtggtggcCGCTAACAAATGATAGCAAATTGGACAAGCGCGACTACGCTACACAGACCCCCTACCCTACACAATACTTTGATTgcacacatatgcacatatgtgcTAAAAACACTGAGACCCAGAATACGCACGAGCAATTAGTATTTACTTACCGCCCACTGATAGATTGACTTTGTTTTGGTTGGAATCGTCTTTAAATGCTTGCGTCAAGGCAAAAACCTCAATCGCGGGTCCTTTTTCAACTTTGGCGTAGATAGACATGGCGAAGAACTTGTAGAACAACGTAGCGAGCAGgcaataacaaataaattaaattttgagtGTGCTGTCCAGACAAGTGTAATcggcaataacaacaacaaaaactactgTCGACTACAACTATCGATGTTTTCACTAACGATTTGTTCGACTGGATTGATGATACCAATTGAGCACCTGCACTTTGACTCTGACTTTCCCCTGCTTGACAATGAAGAATcctataattttttgctttGCACGTTggacgaaaaataaaaaagaaccCGCCAACTACTTTACGAAACCATCGATAGTACAACGATGTTTTTTCGAGAGTTTAGTCGACTATCGATACAACAACAGCTGGAGACCAGCTGATCCACGAAATGAACAACAAATCTGATTTCACGAAATGTTTTTAAGCTAAATCCTGGTCAAAAATAGAATAAATCCTTATGGCTGGTAAGTCATAAACTAAGACAGCATTGGGTTTTCAATTGTAAACCATTGCCCTTGACAGCCGATCCCAACCACCCCTCAACCTCGGCGGATGAAGCGCCTCTGTTTCCGCCCGCCAAGCCTGGCAAACGGATCGACTACGGTACAAATGATACACTGGAGCTTCTGGAGCGCATTCCGAGCCAAGTGGTCGATCTGAAGCTGGACGATGTGCTAACCGCCGTTAAGGAGGTGGACAACCTCTGCGACTATGCGCGCTGCAAGACCAAAACGAGCCTAATGGGCCAGGACTGTCCGCACTGCAAGAAGCGGTTCTGTTTCAAGCACGGTCTGCCCGAGGTTCATGGCTGTGGCGAGGAAATCAAGCGGGACGAGCGCAAGAAGTTTCTGCACCCCAAGCCGGCGAAGACAGTGCGTCACGAGGAGGATgtcaaaaatgccaaaaaaagaCTGGATGCTAAGTTGAAGGATATGCAAGTTGGGCGCATGCAAAAAGCAACCGGCGGGGGCtccaaaaagaaaggaaaatagCCGTAAAATTAATAGTTTTTCCCCATCGCACAatacacacgcatacatacacatCAACAGCTGATGAAATCAGCTGTTTTCGCGTTCTAAAATTTTACAGTTCTTGAAAATATGATTAAAACACAGCCTAGACATTTAATAAACCTGAAATACTTCAACTTTAACCTACTGTCTACCCGTAATTTGCATTATGTTCAGGGTCAGACGCCAGAGCCGAAAATACGCGAATATTTTTACTACATTGATCATGAAGGAATGGTAAGTCGCATTAAACATTAGttggaatttaattaattatgatTTACTCACAACAGCTCTTCTTGGACGATGCTAGAATGAAAAACTTCACCAGTTGCTTCAAGGAGAAGGATTTCCTCAAGTTCTTCTTTTCCCGCCTCCGTCTGAACAAAACGCAGCGTTATCTCAGCGACTTCCCGTACATCTCGCTATGCGGACGCGAACGCAACTTTATACGTTGCGATGACACGCCGCTTGTATTCACCGAACAATTGAAGAAGGCAGATGGCGACGAGGAAGTTCTTAGCTATGCCCATGCTGGACAAGTCCTAACACTGCCCTACGAACCACACAAATTATACATGGACCCCAAAAATGGACGGGTTTATCACCCAGCAACGCCCCAAGTGGGTGGCATTGGCCTGGTTCGCTCTAAATTGGCCATTGAGCTCAGTCAATACTTTGAATTTCCAGCCGGAGATGCGTCTCCAACACATTTTAAATGGCACGGAGAACGACTAAAGCTTGAAAATGATTGGGTTGCAGGGACTCAACGCTTTCCCATGAGCGAGGAATGTCAGTAGTTAAATAGTATAACATTAAACTTTAATGGAATATAATTGAGACAACATTCTAACTACGATTATTGGTTCCAGGActaatatacaaatatacatattacttTTATTCAATGCTCAATGGCTTGAACTCGCCCTCCTTCACCCATGAGAGCCCGGTCGCAGTGCCGCCATTCGTCTGTTGCAGAGTGGAATCCGTCTGATTATTCCTGCCTGCTTTGATTCGCTCCAACACCGGCCCATGCACATCTGGTTGAAACTTTTCAAATACTATATAGTGCGGATCCTCCGTTGGTTGAGGGTCATAGATATGCTCCTTGCTTTCCTTGATATTTTCAAGGACGCGGGCGGCAAACTCCTCCCGATTGGTGAGCAGCAGCTCGGCAGCCTCTGGATTCTTTATTTTGTCCATTTCAATGCCCCGAATACTGTCGATGGGATCCGAAAATATCGCTTGCATGTACTTAAAAAGCTGCCAGAGGTGATCTTCGCCACATCGCCACTCTGGAAAGGCATGACTGATGTCCAGGCTGTTGGTGTACGGGCACACATGGGGATGCAAGATGTTCTGCTGAAAAATTACAGTCTGAAAGGAATAGATCAGTAAAACCCATTTATCTCTGTGTCTGGGTTAACTAACTGGAAGACTTTTATCATCGGGAAAACGATCGGGCAGCAGAAGAGAGAAACGAAAGACGCTTTCTGAATAGAGACCCTGGCGTCCAAAGAAGACACCAAACCATTCTAAAAGAAACGAAATATATAAGGGGAATATTGAAGATTTGTTGTTATACTAACGCAAGGAGTTCGCTAAGCTGGGTATTGTGTATATTCCACCCAACTTCTCCGACTCAATCATTTTgctgaaaatggaaatgattaGAAGAGATGTAAAGGAAACAAATTGGGAACTTACTATTCAGCCAGGATTTTGTACTCCTGCTGGATGGTTGTTATCAAAATCTTGTCATCCTTTTTATTTGCATCCAAATCGAGTGTCATCGTGCGacgaaaaattaataaaattaaaattgtttaaagaaAGTTGTTTTGCCAAATCATATGTTTGTGAAGAGTTGCCACCTTGCCGATGACTGTGTTAGTGGTATTCCTGAAAGTGATTTAAAGTTTCCTAAGACAAATTTTAATCAGACCTCAATCAGCTACTTGTTCGCAATTTAACGGGGCGAATGTTTTCATCTATCAACTTTATATTTGCATTGCGAGCTAGCATTTGATGTTTTGCTTCAACGTCCTCgaaaaatcaatcaaacaaaaaCGGCCGCCCAGGGCTGCACTTTCGGGGTTGTCCTATCACTGAATCGATTAGTTGTCGTTAATATCGATACGGCGCGATATCTCACTCTACCTCCTTAAATCTAAGCAGCAGCCAAGAAAGGTACAGCTTCAAATTTCAAATCTTAAGGATCTGCCAAGGACACTTACTTGCcttttgttaattaaaaagCTCACATAATCCTCATTCAATTTAACTTTCCCAGAGGCAAAATCATCAAGTAAATAATTACGAAACAGGGTCGCCCGCCACCCGCTCCCTTGTCACCTGAGCCTATGCCAATGGCAATTAAGCGTGGGCTCCCACACAGTAAGCAGATTTATATTCATAAGCCAAGCCATAGCTGGAATCTTGTGGCATTTATAATTGAATTCCACGTACACTCCCAGCCAAAGCGACCGCAATGTGACCTATCCACCGACCCACCTGAATGGACCATACTGCCCAGGACATTATAGTAATGAAGCCAGCACAGTCAATTTCAATAACGCAATCAAATGCGTGCAGTTTCAAAAccacaaaagccaaacaagaagaagaggaaccaaATGCCATTCACAAAGCCATGGCCAATACTCAAACAGTGTGTCCGGTCGAGGCAATCTTTTTGGGCATTCCTGGCACGTATTTCCAATGGCCATAGCTGGAACGGGATGTGGTACTTCTCCGAGAAAAGGAAGCCCCCGATAATGGCCTGGCGAGTCGCATGCATATTTCAGTAATTTGCGCCACCTTTTGTGTGGTACGGCATTCACCTCTACCCGTGTAGTGTACACCGCCCGTGTCCCATCCCAGTCATTTCCGGTCTACATATTTCATGAGGGCACCAAAGTTTGCGGATGCAGCAATTTTAAgaaaaagcagaggaaacttgAGTGGAACCACTCAAAATGTAATCGAAGTGTCTTAGACGCACCCCCACGCACCTGAATAGTCGCTcttttatgtgtgtttgtgtttgcatCTGTATTCATGGCGTCTCTCGTCTCgcccccaatcccaatcccagcccAGACTCCTCTGATGTTGGACGAAGTCATcttgattttcaatttcaacGCCATTTGCGCTTCACTGCCATTGGAagtcatttgcatttttctcCATCTTACTGTTGCGTACCCCCAGGGGGCATATGCACTAGCTGGTTGGGAGGACTAACTAATTTTTGGGGGAGTTAGATCGGAGAACGACATTTGCAGATCAAAAATAGATTTTCAGTTAATTCAGTTCTCTATAGAGTTCGATTGGTATACATTTAGAGGTACAACTTGTAGCTAATAAGACGCTGACGTTCCCTAAAGAGCTTCGAGCTCCTCAAGAGTATCTAATATTTGGCTAGATTTGTCCTCTCCGCGTTCCCGTTGTGTAGCCCAATAGGTGATAATGCTAATAATAAGTCGAGTCAATTGACAAAAAGTTTCGTCATTTTCAAACAGCCCCCAGCCACACCCGCTGGCAATTTGTAGACATCCCGCAGTAAATTTATTGAATGtggaaattttaaaattgttcATTTGAGAAACAATTTGGGAGCATAAAATACAGACAAAATGCCTTCGTTTTCTTATGTCAGCATTGTCTGCCATAAGTTCGAATATATGGCAATAAAAAgacactgttgttgttgttgttgtccttgCTCTCTGGGGCCACCAACAACAAGCGCCCCGAGCATTCCAAGTgagtttgtctgtctgtctgtctttgtgtatttttatgtgatttctCAAGCCATCTTCTATCTGGGGAGGATGGAAAGTGCTCTCATGTGCGATTGAATGGGAAATAGGGAAAATGTTATGCCATTTATTTAGAGCATTTCCAGCAAGGCAAGTCCCAGTGCCAATTGTGCAACTTACTCAATGAAATGTAAATGCGAATCAATTGTAGTTTTATTTGAAGTAATTCCTGATTCAACAAAATCGACTGCCAGTAAAAGCATTTAATTTCgaatattcaatttcaatttccatttgcatattGCTGTGTGACTTTCATTAGCATCAATTTAGTTAGTTAGTCAAATGGTTACTTCGTTAGTTGGAGTCACTAAAAGAGTTGAGGTTCCTCTGGGGTCTGGAGTCTGCCGGGGCGAAAACATCAAAAAGCACTTTGTGGAGGAGCAAACTTTCGGTGGTTCGGAATACTGATTCGTACCTGAGCAGATgtagaatatacatatatatacataagcTGTACGTGAGATCTCCCCGCTAACCAATTTGAtttgccccgccccgcccgaCTGCCAGCGTCACCGCCTCTTGCCCCGGCCCGGCCCCGGCCACATCTGCCCTCTGTTTACACCTCTTGAGGTCGGCTGCTTCGCATGCATATCAACGATTTTCAAATTGGCGACGAAATGATATGCCAAACTACACGGCAGAACAGGAGAGCCCCGGAATTCACCTTTCGCCGAGCCGTGGACGGGGACCTGAAGGACCTGCAGGCAGGCGTCAACGGCGACATCGACATTATCGTGGCACaggctgtagctgtagctgtagctaaTGCTTGTCACGTCTCCTTCAACATTTGACAAGCCAAATTCGACAAAAAAATCCGCACGTTGTCGTGCCGTCCCGTCTCTGACTTTGTTTTTCGATTCGACGAAGAAAATGATTTTCACAGGTGAATTGGAAAGCGCGTAATGTTGTAATGTTTGACTTGGCAGCAGGCACGTACCCCATCCTCCGTGTTCGCCCGGCACTGGGAGAAATGGTGAAAGCCTCCATATGGTCTGTGAGCAATTGATGTTGCAACTATTCCTGCCAGTGTAGCACTCATGTGCCGCATCGACGAGccaacgctgcgtatgcgtatcCGTATGCGTATTCCGAATGCGAGGCGCCACTTTTGCAAATTGGATGAAAATCTTTGGCTTTTCAGCAGCGCAATTCGTTTGcctttttattttccttattcacctttttgttgctttgtttcgCCTTGGGTGTTGCTCGTGTGGGATGCATCAGCCTGGAAATTGACATGTCTTGGCCATGTCAGCCCGAACACAAGCCCAAGCACAGCCCTGGCAGTGGGTTGCATTTATTCAAAGGCCAAAGGGATGACAGACACATAGAAAATATGCCTCCCTCATTCATCATGACACGTCTGGGCCTGTCACACGAGAAAGAGCCACAACATTTAAGGGAAAAGGATTTACAGCATACTAGTTCTAGCCAACACCTGCACAAACAGGACAGCACAACACGAGCCAGGAGACAAGTTCTGGGCAGCTTACCTCGTGTTCTTTCTCGAGATTATTTTTGTAAACTTTTTCACTTCGCTTCAAgaaacaaattcaaacaaattgaAGAGCTTCGCTCTGTGGCTCTCCTTTGGCATTCTGGAATCCATTCCAGCCAGCATTCCTGAATGGGGTAGAGCGGGGAGGGGGAAGCTGGGCTCACCTTGGCGCCCATTAAATGAACTGAGCCAACATGTGTTACAGAGTCCGACGAGTGCAAAATATGTTTCACGTTGCCCAAACTCGTAACTCTTTGCTGGGGAGCCGGAGCTAAACTTTTTTACGTTTTTATTGCCCAAAGTGAGTATGGAGCTGAAGGATGCGATGGCTTTGGctactcgtatatgtatgtacggtTCTTGGGGATGAGAAAACTTAAAGTTTCAGTGGGCTGGCAGATTCATCTGCTGGCGATTGCAGCCGGGTATGCTCCTGCTGTCACTGAGGTTCATTGAACCAAATGCCAAGCGGAGCGCATTTCCGCATGTCCCTGTCTGAGTCGaggtcggagtcggagtcgggaTCCGGGGTCCCTGTTAGCTGCAAATAAACTTTGCTGAGTGGCTGGCTCGGAGACGGATACGGATTCGGGTACGGAGACGTGGCCTGGCTTTGATAAATGTGCACATAATTATGGTTCCTGCTCCTGGTGTGCTTTGAATGGACCCTGAAGCGTTGAGATGCAATGCGAGGTGCGGGAgcggaatgggaaatgggaaacgGAAAATGGGAACCCACACTTGACGCTCGAGCGTAGAGAGTGTCTTTAAAGCGTCTCACTGCGACGATGTGACCTGCTTAAAGCCTCTATGCTCACATCAGGTCTTAATTAATGTTGCATAATTAACAGAGCAAGAAGAAGCACCCAAGGAAGCGTTGAGGACGGGCGCTGGGCCGGCAGCGGGTCTAACGATGGGGTTAAGAAAAAAGGTAGGCGAAACAAAGTTCAggaaaagcaaagccaaacaaaacaaaaacttttctaAGCATCTGCAAAACATAAAGCATACAAATTCTCACATCTCACATCCCATCCGCATACCCCGCA is a window of Drosophila pseudoobscura strain MV-25-SWS-2005 chromosome 3, UCI_Dpse_MV25, whole genome shotgun sequence DNA encoding:
- the LOC6898960 gene encoding DNA-binding protein SMUBP-2, producing MAADPNHPSTSADEAPLFPPAKPGKRIDYGTNDTLELLERIPSQVVDLKLDDVLTAVKEVDNLCDYARCKTKTSLMGQDCPHCKKRFCFKHGLPEVHGCGEEIKRDERKKFLHPKPAKTVRHEEDVKNAKKRLDAKLKDMQVGRMQKATGGGSKKKGK
- the LOC6898961 gene encoding UPF0598 protein CG30010 is translated as MIKTQPRHLINLKYFNFNLLSTRNLHYVQGQTPEPKIREYFYYIDHEGMLFLDDARMKNFTSCFKEKDFLKFFFSRLRLNKTQRYLSDFPYISLCGRERNFIRCDDTPLVFTEQLKKADGDEEVLSYAHAGQVLTLPYEPHKLYMDPKNGRVYHPATPQVGGIGLVRSKLAIELSQYFEFPAGDASPTHFKWHGERLKLENDWVAGTQRFPMSEECQ
- the peo gene encoding protein crossbronx, with translation MTLDLDANKKDDKILITTIQQEYKILAEYKMIESEKLGGIYTIPSLANSLQWFGVFFGRQGLYSESVFRFSLLLPDRFPDDKSLPTVIFQQNILHPHVCPYTNSLDISHAFPEWRCGEDHLWQLFKYMQAIFSDPIDSIRGIEMDKIKNPEAAELLLTNREEFAARVLENIKESKEHIYDPQPTEDPHYIVFEKFQPDVHGPVLERIKAGRNNQTDSTLQQTNGGTATGLSWVKEGEFKPLSIE